One Psychrobacillus glaciei genomic region harbors:
- a CDS encoding ATP-binding protein codes for MKIVNYINSSLSRKVLALMGICLLFFAVGCGLLFYSQHKMHDDYVQKRSNIEKKLQIVNDIYNQFNSDVLIMTDSIAFKFTTNMEEPLKFERELKQNLTELGPLIGTENEMLIYQDIDNFISYYFSTLLPLIMSEYEKSENPSIELRDIKANFQVEEFLEQTKSFISLLKEQLADSSDDLAKKQSIIQSSVIVFFILTLILSLLIVRRIFNNIGKPLSEFTFSANEIAAGRDAVLKVNDNRKDELGTLSIAFQKMINSIREKEQDLMASNEELIAQQDELLAQQIELQTTLSIVTNNEEKLTRWNELIKIISSSLDKKEFLKSIVENMCKITKSDKGIIYTIHDDVFASYGISIFGVDQFRNNLNDGLIQRLTDEKQPFTVKRVQDSTEKGYHESVNYSFDLYLPVVSSSQIEAVMVFSRYGDSYSNNELIEYEIFARQIAIYLEKIMLFEQSEDDRRLNQDILNTVQEGIQLIDADRKVLQVNNQLCGIFEWQDTPEHMIGLSWEHWSGVMAEQIQDYEFIQLLNDLIDSAFLSPDQEHSFIYRKTDNKQVIRVYCKTIKDCNEHIGTLLVHRDITKEYEIANMKSEFVSTVSHELRTPLASILGFTELLLTKELKPERKAKYTQTIYNETIRLTSLINDFLDIQRMESGKQNYEKKYIDVISIVQNVIELQEINTSLHKTTLTVELENATILGDKNKIEQVFTNLLSNAIKYSPEGGNISIRIYGNEDIVSIDVKDEGLGIPEEEIPNLFQKFYRIDNSDRRKIGGTGLGLAIVKEIVEVHGGKISVSSKNGKGSTFSTNFSRITMSTNKVNEDGATPMLNYTIMVIEDDLSLAELVNHELQDNGFHVSYYKNGQEALAQMKSKTPDALVLDIMLADEMDGWTIMKEMKEDEKLKNIPIFISTALDEKERGLSLGAQDYLIKPYRPDQLSKLIMHTLLTNERNGQIMVPH; via the coding sequence ATGAAAATAGTTAATTATATTAATAGTTCGTTATCACGCAAAGTTTTAGCATTAATGGGAATTTGTCTTCTCTTTTTTGCCGTGGGTTGCGGTCTTCTATTTTATTCTCAGCATAAAATGCATGATGATTATGTTCAAAAACGTAGTAATATTGAAAAAAAACTGCAAATAGTTAATGATATCTATAACCAATTTAATTCCGACGTTTTAATAATGACGGACTCTATCGCTTTTAAATTCACGACAAATATGGAAGAACCACTAAAGTTTGAGCGTGAGCTTAAACAAAACCTTACTGAACTTGGTCCATTGATTGGAACCGAGAATGAAATGTTAATCTATCAAGATATCGATAATTTTATATCTTATTATTTCAGTACATTACTACCACTAATTATGAGTGAGTATGAAAAAAGTGAAAATCCTAGTATTGAACTTCGGGATATTAAAGCCAATTTTCAGGTTGAAGAGTTTCTGGAGCAAACTAAATCATTTATTTCACTACTAAAGGAACAACTTGCTGATAGTTCAGATGATTTAGCGAAAAAACAATCAATCATTCAAAGCAGTGTAATTGTCTTTTTTATTTTAACTCTAATTCTATCACTCCTTATAGTTCGTAGAATTTTTAATAACATCGGAAAGCCTCTTTCCGAATTTACCTTTTCTGCCAATGAAATTGCTGCAGGTAGAGATGCGGTCTTAAAAGTAAATGATAACAGAAAAGATGAGCTCGGTACCTTATCAATTGCCTTCCAAAAGATGATTAACAGTATTCGGGAGAAAGAACAAGACTTGATGGCCTCTAACGAAGAACTAATTGCCCAACAAGATGAGCTTCTAGCGCAGCAGATTGAACTTCAAACAACACTAAGTATTGTAACAAATAATGAAGAAAAACTTACACGGTGGAATGAGTTAATAAAAATAATATCCTCCTCTCTTGATAAAAAGGAGTTTCTTAAAAGTATCGTTGAAAATATGTGTAAAATAACTAAATCAGACAAAGGTATAATTTACACCATTCACGATGATGTCTTCGCTTCCTATGGGATTTCTATTTTTGGTGTTGATCAATTTAGGAATAATTTGAACGACGGTCTGATTCAACGGTTAACTGATGAAAAACAGCCATTTACGGTAAAACGGGTTCAAGATTCTACGGAGAAAGGCTACCATGAATCTGTCAATTATAGCTTTGACTTATATTTACCTGTTGTTTCTTCTTCTCAAATAGAAGCTGTTATGGTGTTTTCAAGATATGGTGATTCTTATTCAAATAATGAACTAATTGAATATGAAATATTCGCTAGACAAATTGCTATTTACCTTGAAAAAATTATGTTATTTGAACAGTCCGAGGATGATCGCCGGTTAAATCAAGACATCTTAAACACGGTTCAAGAGGGTATACAGTTAATAGATGCTGATCGAAAAGTTTTACAAGTTAACAATCAACTTTGCGGAATATTTGAATGGCAAGATACCCCCGAACATATGATAGGACTTTCTTGGGAACATTGGAGCGGTGTCATGGCAGAACAAATCCAAGACTACGAGTTTATTCAGCTTTTAAATGATTTAATAGACTCTGCATTTCTTTCTCCTGATCAAGAACATTCATTTATTTACAGGAAGACCGACAACAAACAAGTCATTAGAGTTTATTGTAAAACAATTAAAGATTGTAATGAACACATTGGAACGTTACTAGTCCATCGTGATATTACAAAAGAGTACGAAATAGCTAACATGAAGTCAGAATTTGTCAGTACAGTTAGTCATGAATTAAGAACACCTTTAGCTAGTATTCTTGGCTTCACAGAATTGTTGTTAACAAAAGAATTAAAGCCGGAACGAAAAGCAAAATATACTCAAACTATTTATAATGAAACTATAAGGTTAACTTCCTTAATAAATGATTTTCTTGATATTCAAAGAATGGAATCAGGCAAACAAAATTATGAAAAGAAATATATCGACGTAATATCGATTGTTCAAAATGTTATCGAGCTACAAGAAATTAACACTTCATTACACAAGACAACCCTTACAGTAGAATTAGAGAATGCTACTATACTTGGGGACAAAAATAAAATTGAACAGGTGTTTACAAACTTATTAAGTAATGCGATTAAATATTCTCCAGAAGGAGGAAATATTTCAATACGTATATATGGTAACGAGGATATAGTTTCTATTGATGTAAAAGATGAAGGACTTGGAATCCCAGAAGAAGAAATACCTAATTTATTTCAAAAGTTTTATCGGATAGACAATTCCGACCGACGAAAAATTGGCGGTACAGGTCTTGGGCTTGCTATCGTAAAAGAGATTGTGGAAGTACATGGAGGTAAGATTTCCGTAAGTTCTAAGAATGGCAAAGGTAGTACATTTAGCACGAACTTCTCACGGATTACAATGAGCACTAATAAAGTAAATGAAGATGGGGCTACTCCTATGCTTAATTACACAATTATGGTCATTGAAGATGATTTAAGCCTTGCCGAACTAGTAAACCATGAATTGCAAGATAATGGTTTTCATGTGAGCTACTATAAGAACGGTCAAGAAGCGTTAGCACAAATGAAAAGTAAGACTCCTGACGCACTTGTTTTAGACATTATGCTTGCAGATGAAATGGATGGATGGACAATTATGAAAGAAATGAAAGAAGATGAAAAACTAAAAAACATCCCAATCTTTATTTCAACTGCGTTGGATGAAAAAGAACGAGGGCTTTCGTTAGGAGCACAAGATTACTTAATTAAACCGTACAGACCTGACCAATTATCTAAGCTAATTATGCACACCCTTTTGACTAATGAAAGAAACGGACAGATTATGGTACCTCATTAA
- a CDS encoding response regulator transcription factor yields the protein MKQILLAEDEEVLRMLIVDTLEDENYKVDEAVDGGDAMDFLQNNHYDLVILDYMMPVYTGLEVVEKIRSAETNEHTKILILSAKSQAYEQKQIMETGADYFMAKPFSPLKLLELVEDILNENS from the coding sequence TTGAAACAGATTTTATTGGCGGAGGATGAAGAAGTTCTCCGAATGCTTATTGTAGATACGTTAGAAGACGAAAACTATAAGGTTGATGAAGCGGTTGACGGTGGTGACGCAATGGATTTTTTGCAAAATAATCACTATGATTTAGTCATTTTAGACTACATGATGCCTGTTTATACAGGACTTGAAGTTGTTGAGAAAATACGGAGTGCTGAAACAAACGAGCATACGAAAATTCTAATACTTTCAGCAAAAAGTCAGGCGTATGAACAAAAACAGATTATGGAAACAGGGGCCGATTATTTTATGGCCAAACCATTTAGTCCATTAAAGCTTTTAGAATTAGTTGAGGATATCCTTAATGAAAATAGTTAA
- a CDS encoding diguanylate cyclase, whose amino-acid sequence MDLQKYKNHLFQTIKNKLTEWLSLKEETVLAEDLYRFLHSIKGTSGTLQLDDLMQISSELLSKLENEEKKKWTEIELNNFLYPLITLIYKHENSGNLASLNNKVLNLKAPLIQIIDDDVSMLILLKDVLETKGWMVITNTNPESAVKQYFEMKPDCLILDIQLPQKDGFQVLQEIQNDSEKYFIPTIMISIKNNKETRIRAYQMGADDFFKKPIDMEEFVAKVDRHLQRKKIFDQFVLIDELTQVYNRKFLMDNLQRFFLDFKRTNEPFSISIIDIDFFKKINDTYGHLMGDQVLRDFAQYIKRNIRSMDTIYRYGGEEFVIVFPKTTSGDVNRLLTKLIKGFSQIEYTHKESSFSVTFSAGIYTVKDEFVTLTEAFKEADSSLYHAKHLGRSRVECLQMTSNVYQKATLNISIVDDDTIIRTLLSQMLESITIDNIHLNIKLFENGPSFLNSEHAKEDVNHFLILDGVMPVMDGLEVLQKVKQEKNAHRYKVLMLTGRKSQDEIERALRLGADDYVTKPFNVTDLQVRIERILNMLK is encoded by the coding sequence GTGGATCTTCAAAAATACAAAAACCATTTATTCCAAACTATTAAAAATAAGTTGACGGAATGGTTATCTTTAAAAGAAGAAACAGTTTTAGCTGAGGATTTATACCGTTTCCTTCACTCTATAAAAGGGACTTCCGGAACACTACAATTGGATGACCTTATGCAAATTTCTTCAGAGTTATTATCTAAATTGGAAAACGAAGAGAAGAAAAAATGGACGGAAATTGAATTAAATAATTTTCTATATCCTTTAATTACGCTTATATATAAACATGAGAACTCCGGTAATTTAGCTAGTCTTAATAATAAAGTTCTAAATTTAAAAGCTCCTTTGATTCAAATAATAGATGATGATGTTTCCATGCTAATTCTCCTTAAAGATGTATTAGAAACAAAAGGCTGGATGGTAATAACTAATACAAATCCTGAAAGTGCAGTGAAACAGTACTTCGAAATGAAACCTGATTGCCTTATTCTTGATATTCAATTGCCACAGAAAGACGGCTTTCAAGTTCTTCAAGAGATTCAAAATGATAGTGAAAAATACTTTATCCCGACCATTATGATTAGTATTAAAAACAACAAGGAAACACGAATACGAGCTTATCAAATGGGTGCAGATGACTTTTTCAAAAAGCCAATTGATATGGAAGAATTTGTTGCTAAAGTTGATCGGCATTTACAACGAAAGAAAATTTTCGATCAATTCGTTTTGATTGATGAACTAACACAAGTTTATAACAGAAAATTCCTTATGGACAATTTGCAACGTTTTTTCCTGGATTTTAAACGAACAAACGAGCCATTTTCAATTAGTATTATTGATATTGACTTTTTCAAAAAAATTAATGATACATATGGTCATCTAATGGGCGATCAAGTTCTTAGAGATTTTGCTCAATATATAAAACGGAATATTCGCAGTATGGATACGATTTATCGGTATGGAGGAGAAGAATTTGTCATAGTCTTTCCAAAAACCACAAGTGGGGATGTAAACAGGCTCCTAACTAAATTAATTAAAGGTTTCTCTCAAATCGAATATACCCATAAGGAAAGTAGCTTTTCTGTTACATTTTCAGCAGGAATATATACCGTAAAGGATGAATTCGTTACACTTACAGAAGCTTTCAAAGAGGCCGATAGTTCGTTGTATCACGCAAAACACCTTGGAAGATCTAGAGTTGAATGTTTACAGATGACATCTAATGTATACCAAAAAGCCACGCTCAATATTTCAATTGTCGATGATGATACCATCATTCGGACATTATTGAGTCAAATGTTAGAATCTATAACCATTGATAACATCCATTTAAACATTAAGTTATTTGAGAATGGTCCATCCTTTTTAAATTCAGAACACGCGAAAGAAGATGTCAACCATTTCTTAATTCTGGATGGCGTCATGCCAGTCATGGATGGTTTAGAGGTCCTTCAAAAAGTCAAACAAGAAAAAAATGCACATAGGTACAAGGTGCTGATGCTCACTGGAAGAAAGAGCCAAGATGAAATAGAACGCGCTTTAAGACTAGGTGCGGATGATTATGTAACAAAACCGTTTAATGTAACTGACCTACAAGTAAGAATTGAACGAATACTAAATATGCTAAAATAA
- a CDS encoding GntR family transcriptional regulator: MTEYLSLKDHVYNYIVEQINNGKLIANRKVNEVAISENLKVSRTPVREALIQLSSEGLLENVPRKGFVIKKLTKEEAKETYFIIGVLDGLAASLSAALLTEKHMKEMEFYIQSIDLAINTENFQMYHKMQEAFHDVYLSVCPNRSLVNLLLKSQKKFLKTFDHSGQKEEVKKKLLETNNEHRKMLDLFKSGDSAGLESYMKEVHWNTDKIELVPL; this comes from the coding sequence ATGACAGAATATTTATCGTTAAAAGACCATGTTTATAATTATATCGTAGAGCAGATTAACAATGGAAAATTGATTGCTAATAGGAAAGTTAATGAAGTAGCAATTAGTGAAAATTTAAAAGTTAGCAGGACTCCGGTTAGAGAGGCACTAATACAGCTTTCATCAGAGGGGCTATTAGAAAATGTTCCAAGAAAAGGATTCGTGATAAAAAAACTTACAAAGGAAGAAGCGAAAGAAACTTATTTTATAATTGGTGTATTGGATGGTTTAGCTGCTTCACTGTCAGCGGCTCTATTAACAGAGAAACACATGAAAGAAATGGAATTCTATATACAAAGTATTGATCTAGCAATTAATACGGAGAATTTCCAAATGTATCATAAAATGCAGGAAGCATTTCATGATGTCTATCTATCAGTCTGTCCAAACAGAAGTCTCGTAAACCTGCTGTTAAAATCACAAAAGAAATTTTTAAAAACTTTTGATCATTCCGGTCAAAAGGAAGAGGTAAAGAAAAAGCTTTTAGAGACGAATAATGAACATAGAAAGATGTTGGATCTTTTCAAAAGTGGCGATTCAGCAGGATTAGAAAGTTACATGAAAGAAGTGCATTGGAATACAGATAAAATAGAGTTAGTGCCACTGTAA
- a CDS encoding M20 metallopeptidase family protein yields the protein MESENFELAKKLRHELHQHPELSNEEVWTKKHLMDFLKTHTSLEIVDKGNWFYAIYRAGLDKPNVAFRADFDALPMDEVIDLPWASQFPGKAHKCGHDGHSATLAGFALEINEKGADKNIFFLFQPAEETGDGAIQCVDFIKEHNIDEIFAYHNMSGFPYNSVGIIDGTSFCASKGMTIHLEGSPAHASQPETGINPSVAIANIIKAISEFTSPEINKGLILCTVVQIDVGERAFGIAASKGDLCMTIRALYEEELDKLQENLENFAKAQGEEHGLKVSFQYNDEFPETVNHKESADKIRLVAKSKSFELVELKEAFRGSEDFGHFTKLTKGAYCFIGNGEDYPHVHTNEYDFPDELIKTGVELFTGLAEL from the coding sequence ATGGAATCAGAAAATTTTGAATTAGCGAAAAAGCTACGACATGAATTACATCAACATCCTGAACTTTCTAACGAGGAAGTATGGACAAAGAAACATTTGATGGATTTCTTGAAAACGCATACAAGCCTTGAAATTGTAGATAAAGGGAATTGGTTCTATGCAATTTATCGTGCAGGCTTAGATAAGCCAAATGTAGCATTCCGTGCAGACTTTGATGCACTTCCTATGGATGAAGTTATCGATCTACCATGGGCTTCTCAGTTTCCTGGAAAAGCACACAAATGTGGTCATGATGGTCACTCAGCTACACTAGCAGGATTTGCACTTGAAATTAATGAAAAGGGTGCAGACAAAAACATTTTTTTCCTCTTCCAACCTGCTGAAGAAACAGGGGATGGTGCAATTCAATGCGTTGATTTTATTAAGGAACACAATATTGATGAGATTTTTGCTTACCATAATATGAGCGGTTTTCCTTATAACTCTGTAGGAATTATCGATGGTACAAGTTTTTGTGCATCTAAAGGGATGACTATACATTTGGAAGGTTCCCCTGCGCATGCAAGTCAGCCAGAAACTGGTATTAATCCTTCTGTAGCAATTGCTAATATTATCAAAGCGATTTCTGAGTTCACATCTCCAGAAATAAATAAAGGTCTTATTCTGTGCACAGTTGTACAAATCGATGTTGGTGAAAGAGCTTTTGGTATTGCTGCATCGAAAGGTGATCTTTGTATGACTATACGTGCGCTTTACGAAGAAGAGTTGGACAAACTTCAAGAAAACCTTGAAAACTTTGCTAAAGCACAAGGAGAAGAACACGGTTTAAAAGTGAGTTTTCAGTATAATGACGAATTCCCTGAAACTGTAAACCATAAAGAAAGCGCTGACAAGATTCGTTTAGTTGCAAAATCAAAAAGTTTTGAACTAGTTGAATTGAAAGAGGCTTTTCGTGGTTCTGAAGACTTTGGTCATTTTACAAAGTTAACGAAGGGTGCGTATTGCTTTATTGGAAACGGAGAAGATTATCCACATGTTCATACAAATGAATATGATTTTCCTGATGAACTCATTAAAACAGGAGTTGAACTTTTCACAGGATTAGCTGAATTGTAA
- a CDS encoding YfcC family protein — translation MTSKKKQKGFNFPHVYIMFILVMLLVVVLSWIVPSGQYERVQNPDTGITELNTEHFTYVDQANPIGFMDFFTALHNGVVQSADIIVMLLFASGALYILEKSGAIAAGIHTLLRVAEGKEKLVIIALITIFSILGTIGFGEGGIPFIPLAMAVVMGMGYDRITGFATSTIGLAVGFAAGAVNFYTTGVSQTIVGLPIYSGVGFRIISLAIFLVISVLYILRYAKKTKADPSKSLVATEYIEQLKNANKAEYEEEKFTISRKIALLGLVAVLVGGAFGAIKLGWGMPELSAVYVIYAVFLVIVLKIKPSDAAVMFGTGAAVLLPTGLAIGFARSVMILMNQAQIIDTAVHSLSGLLTNTSTIITLLVLFLVVIFFNFFVVSGSGKAVILMPIMGPLGKILGINQQVMVVLYQFGDGFTNYLWPTSGGLMAALGMCNVDYAAWVKFSVKLFMLLHFAAFILIIVAHYIGLGPF, via the coding sequence ATGACATCAAAGAAAAAACAAAAAGGTTTTAATTTCCCCCATGTTTATATTATGTTTATCCTAGTTATGCTACTAGTAGTGGTTTTATCATGGATTGTACCAAGTGGACAGTATGAACGAGTACAAAATCCAGATACGGGGATAACAGAACTGAACACAGAGCATTTTACGTATGTGGATCAGGCAAACCCAATAGGATTTATGGATTTCTTTACAGCCTTACATAACGGGGTTGTTCAATCTGCAGATATTATTGTGATGCTTCTATTTGCAAGCGGAGCTCTTTATATTCTTGAAAAATCAGGAGCAATTGCTGCAGGTATTCATACGTTATTGCGGGTTGCTGAGGGAAAAGAAAAGCTTGTCATAATAGCGTTAATTACAATATTTTCTATATTGGGAACGATTGGTTTTGGTGAAGGAGGAATCCCTTTTATCCCACTAGCAATGGCAGTAGTAATGGGTATGGGATATGACCGAATCACTGGTTTCGCAACTTCGACGATTGGTTTAGCAGTTGGTTTTGCAGCAGGTGCAGTAAACTTCTATACTACTGGTGTTAGTCAAACAATTGTAGGATTGCCAATTTATTCAGGAGTTGGTTTTCGTATTATCTCTCTAGCTATCTTTCTAGTAATCTCTGTTTTGTATATTCTACGTTATGCTAAGAAAACAAAAGCAGACCCAAGTAAGAGTCTTGTAGCTACAGAATATATTGAACAACTAAAAAATGCGAATAAAGCTGAGTATGAAGAAGAAAAGTTTACGATTTCAAGAAAAATTGCATTATTAGGACTAGTTGCAGTTTTAGTAGGCGGTGCATTTGGTGCAATTAAACTCGGTTGGGGAATGCCTGAATTATCAGCAGTATATGTAATCTATGCAGTATTCTTAGTAATTGTTTTAAAAATTAAACCAAGTGATGCAGCTGTAATGTTTGGGACAGGTGCAGCCGTACTTTTACCAACAGGATTAGCGATTGGTTTTGCTAGGTCAGTCATGATTTTGATGAATCAAGCTCAAATTATCGATACAGCTGTACATTCATTATCTGGATTGTTGACCAATACAAGCACAATTATCACTTTATTGGTGCTCTTCTTAGTTGTTATCTTCTTCAATTTCTTTGTCGTTTCAGGCAGTGGAAAAGCAGTAATCTTAATGCCGATTATGGGACCTCTAGGTAAAATACTAGGAATTAACCAACAGGTAATGGTTGTACTTTATCAATTTGGTGATGGATTTACGAATTATTTATGGCCTACCTCTGGTGGGTTAATGGCTGCACTTGGAATGTGTAATGTGGATTATGCTGCTTGGGTAAAATTCTCAGTGAAACTATTTATGTTACTACATTTCGCAGCATTTATCTTAATTATAGTTGCTCATTATATTGGATTAGGACCGTTCTAA
- a CDS encoding M20 metallopeptidase family protein — translation MTSILEASKKYEEQIIKDRRYLHQNPEIGFELPNTQKYIQQRLDEIGIEHRTCGVIPTEIKEKYTKAGFAQQENCTGVVATIGQGEPCILLRADMDALPIQEEVESEYKSKNPGLMHACGHDSHTAMLLGAAQILKDCEAELKGTVKLMFQPGEEWGYGSKLMIDDGLLENPKVDTAFGIHIMPDQQAGTLSVHKGTFTQAMDSFIVEIQGKGGHSSQPHKTIDPNMIMNQLYTSLNLLLTREAAPNASVTFSVGAMNGGTVTNVIPDKAILQGNMRSYDQETSDHLCKRIPEMIDHVVKAWRGEYITTQFHLPTTYNNPEFIDEIMPFLEEVIGIENVFDDGVLSGSEDFSYISQEVPSAFVVLGTGKVGEPPVHNPQMHQNEEIFKYGAALHANVAIEWLKQQQK, via the coding sequence ATGACTAGTATTCTTGAAGCTTCAAAAAAGTATGAGGAACAGATTATTAAAGACCGTCGATATCTACACCAAAATCCAGAGATTGGTTTCGAACTTCCAAACACACAAAAATATATTCAACAACGCCTGGATGAAATAGGAATTGAACATCGAACTTGTGGGGTTATACCAACGGAAATTAAAGAAAAGTATACAAAAGCTGGATTTGCACAACAGGAAAATTGTACAGGTGTTGTAGCAACCATTGGCCAAGGGGAGCCTTGTATTCTTCTTCGTGCGGATATGGATGCATTACCAATTCAAGAAGAAGTTGAATCGGAATACAAATCGAAAAATCCAGGTTTAATGCATGCTTGTGGTCATGACTCACATACTGCCATGCTTTTGGGTGCAGCTCAAATTTTGAAGGATTGTGAAGCGGAATTAAAAGGAACCGTTAAATTAATGTTTCAACCCGGGGAAGAATGGGGATACGGTTCGAAGTTAATGATCGATGATGGTTTACTTGAAAATCCTAAAGTGGATACTGCGTTTGGTATTCATATTATGCCAGATCAACAAGCGGGAACATTATCTGTCCATAAAGGCACATTTACACAAGCGATGGATTCATTTATAGTTGAAATTCAAGGCAAAGGTGGTCATAGCTCGCAACCACATAAAACAATTGATCCCAACATGATTATGAATCAACTCTATACAAGTCTAAATCTATTATTGACACGTGAAGCGGCACCAAATGCGAGTGTAACATTTTCTGTAGGTGCAATGAACGGTGGTACTGTTACGAATGTTATTCCAGACAAAGCGATTTTACAAGGAAACATGCGTAGTTATGATCAAGAGACGAGTGACCATTTATGCAAACGTATCCCAGAGATGATTGACCATGTCGTAAAAGCATGGCGTGGAGAATATATTACAACTCAATTCCATTTACCAACGACATATAATAATCCCGAATTCATTGATGAAATTATGCCTTTCCTAGAAGAAGTAATTGGAATAGAGAATGTTTTTGATGATGGAGTTTTGAGCGGCTCAGAAGATTTTTCTTATATCTCACAAGAAGTACCGTCTGCATTTGTTGTATTAGGTACTGGAAAAGTAGGAGAGCCACCAGTTCACAATCCTCAGATGCACCAAAATGAAGAAATCTTTAAGTATGGTGCTGCCTTACATGCAAACGTGGCAATTGAATGGTTAAAACAACAGCAAAAATAA
- a CDS encoding SDR family NAD(P)-dependent oxidoreductase, translating into MLDIFSLENKIAIVTGSARGIGQAYAVGLAEAGAQLVLVDLVEDNLKETSQMILDKTGRESLCYGIDVTDSSKIKFMIEEIIEKFGKIDILVNNAGINKKIPFLDVTEEDWKKIVGTNLNSQFLMSSAVSKEMVKRKYGKIINMASVGGFMALSDTAPYNASKGGVLMLTKTMAADLSQYGLNINAICPGFIDTGLLKDPIQKEVTVKKVMANTPLGRLGSASDLVGACIYLASDASNYVTGAQLVVDGGMSAVAM; encoded by the coding sequence ATGTTAGATATTTTTTCACTTGAAAATAAAATTGCTATTGTTACAGGTAGTGCACGAGGGATTGGACAAGCTTACGCAGTAGGATTAGCTGAGGCTGGTGCACAACTTGTACTTGTTGACTTAGTAGAAGATAACCTAAAAGAAACATCTCAAATGATTTTAGATAAAACAGGCCGCGAATCACTTTGTTACGGTATCGATGTAACAGATAGCTCTAAAATCAAATTTATGATTGAAGAAATCATTGAGAAATTTGGAAAAATCGATATTCTTGTCAATAATGCAGGAATCAATAAAAAAATACCTTTCCTTGATGTAACTGAGGAAGATTGGAAAAAAATAGTCGGAACAAACTTAAATAGCCAATTTTTAATGTCAAGTGCAGTAAGTAAAGAAATGGTAAAACGCAAATACGGCAAAATTATTAATATGGCATCCGTTGGCGGCTTTATGGCACTTAGCGATACTGCTCCTTATAATGCAAGTAAAGGCGGAGTGCTCATGTTAACAAAAACAATGGCAGCAGATTTAAGTCAATACGGACTGAATATCAATGCTATTTGCCCAGGTTTTATTGACACAGGTCTCTTAAAAGATCCAATACAAAAAGAAGTAACTGTAAAAAAAGTAATGGCGAATACACCACTTGGTCGACTAGGAAGTGCAAGTGATCTTGTTGGAGCATGTATTTACCTTGCTTCAGATGCTTCTAATTATGTAACTGGTGCACAACTTGTTGTTGACGGTGGTATGTCTGCTGTAGCAATGTAA